The sequence AGCCGTACAAATCTTAAAGAAAATAAATATGGATGAATACAAAAATGAAGAATGCCATTATCATATATCCATTGCTTATCACTGCATCGGAAATAAAGTAATGTCCTACTTTCACGCCGGTAAATCCCTCAGTTATTTTAAAAAGACGAATAATTACTCCGGTGCAATCAAGGCTGAGTCCTTAATGCTCCTTCAGCTGAGCAGTGAGATGTATCTCGAATTTGAAGATCTGGTGGAAAGGTATGAGAGCCTGATTCAGGACAGCGATTCACTTGGGTATTTAGATCAAAAAGGGACTCTCTTAAATAACTTAGGGTACGAGTATTACAATCGTGAAGAATATGCCCTAGCCAAAAAATGCTTTAAAGAAGCGTTGGATCTAGCAAAAAAAGGTTCTATGTCATATTTGCGGCGATTATGTAATTATACGGATGCATGCATCGAAGGAAATCTCGTCCATTCTAAACAGATAAAGAAACACATCCAACGCGGTCTATCAGAGAGCAAAAGCGCAAACAGTACATTATTCATTACATTATTCGAACTTTTTTCTCTCCGTATAGACAACAAAATCGATGACTACTTCTCATATCTCGAAAACAAAGCACTGCCTTATTTTTTTGAAGCGAAGAATGTGCTGTTGATTGAGAGGTTTGGGAAAGTGCTCTATGAGTATTACGTAGAGTCCGAGGAGTATAAA is a genomic window of Rossellomorea sp. y25 containing:
- a CDS encoding helix-turn-helix domain-containing protein, which produces MHTGEIIRFYREKAGLTQSQLGEGICTTTHVSKIERGKTAYSDDIISLFSERLGIDILHEINSSNQVEKQLQLWHNSIIMRRMNLVEQMKSELEKSPFLESSKYGVYYHLLRARYYILHNKDDLSSNILDSIQRGSSPLTAFETNLFYHVQGLIYIRDTTEENQQKAVQILKKINMDEYKNEECHYHISIAYHCIGNKVMSYFHAGKSLSYFKKTNNYSGAIKAESLMLLQLSSEMYLEFEDLVERYESLIQDSDSLGYLDQKGTLLNNLGYEYYNREEYALAKKCFKEALDLAKKGSMSYLRRLCNYTDACIEGNLVHSKQIKKHIQRGLSESKSANSTLFITLFELFSLRIDNKIDDYFSYLENKALPYFFEAKNVLLIERFGKVLYEYYVESEEYKKAVQLSTQLMT